Part of the Sinomonas atrocyanea genome is shown below.
GGGATGGCGACGAGGTGCCGCAGATCGCGCAGGGCCTCGTCGGCGCCCGCCCGCGCGTGCGCCCGCAGGAGCTCGGTGTAGTCCGCCATGGGACCACCCTTCCATCCGGCCCGGCTCCCGCCAAGCGCTGTACGCGGGCCCAGCGGACAGCGGAGAATGCCTGCAGTGCCTCTTGTCCCCGGATTGCGGTGTATGTATATCTATGTAGACTGATGCATAACAATTCGTGTTGGCCGTGCTGCCATCATCCCCGTGCTGAAGGAGAACACCGTGAAGGATCGCATCGTCCTCGCCTATTCGGGCGGTCTGGACACCTCCGTCGCGATCGGCTGGATCGCCGACGCGACTGGCGCCGAGGTCGTCGCCGTCGCGGTCGACGTCGGCCAGGGCGGCGAGAACATGGAGACCGTCCGCCAGCGCGCCCTCGGCTGCGGCGCCGTGGAGGCCTATGTCGCCGACGCGCGCGACGAGTTCGCGGACGAGTACTGCATGCCCACCCTCAAGGCGAACGGCCTCTACCAGGGCCACTACCCCCTCGTCTCCGCGATCTCCCGCCCGGTCATCGTCAAGCACCTCGTCAAGGCCGCCCGCGAGTTCGGCGCGACCACGGTGGCGCACGGCTGCACCGGCAAGGGCAACGACCAGGTCCGCTTCGAGGTCGGCATCCAGACCCTCGGCCCCGACCTGAAGTGCATCGCCCCGGTCCGCGACCTCGCCCTCACCCGCGACAAGGCGATCGCCTACGCGGAGGAGAAGCACCTCCCGATCGTCACCACGAAGAAGAACCCCTACTCGATCGACCAGAACGTGTGGGGCCGCGCCGTGGAGACCGGCTACCTCGAGGACATCTGGAACGCCCCGACCAAGGACATCTACGACTACACGGCCACCCCGGAGTTCCCCCCGGCCCCCGACGAGGTGACGATCACCTTCGTCCAGGGCGTGCCGACGGCGCTCGACGGCGTGGCGATGTCCCCGCTGCAGATCATCCAGGACCTCAACCGCCGCGCCGGCGCCCAGGGCGTGGGCCGCATCGACGTGGTCGAGGACCGGCTCGTGGGCATCAAGTCCCGCGAGATCTACGAGGCCCCCGGCGCGATGGCCCTCATCACCGCGCACAAGCACCTCGAGGACATCACGATCGAGCGCGAGCACGCCCGCTTCAAGGCCGGGGTGGACCGCCGCTGGAGCGAGCTCGTGTACGACGGGCAGTGGTTCTCCCCGCTCAAGCGCGCCCTCGACGTCTTCATCGACGACTCCCAGAAGTACGTCTCCGGCGACATCCGCATGGTCCTGCACGGCGGCACCGCCGTGGTCAACGGCCGCCGCTCCGACACGTCGCTGTACGACTTCAACCTCGCCACCTACGACACGGGCGACACGTTCGACCAGTCCAACGCCAAGGGCTTCATCGACATCTGGGGCATGTCCTCGAAGGTGGCCTCGACCCGCGACCAGCGCGTCGCGGGGGAGTGAGCCGGAGTGGCTGAGACCGGAGTGCCGCAGCAGCACGGGACGAACGAGGGCGCGCTCTGGGGCGGCCGCTTCGCCGGGGGGCCTGCGGACGCGCTCGCCGCGCTGAGCAAGTCGACGCACTTCGACTGGAGGCTGGCGCGCTACGACATCGCCGGCTCCCGAGCCCACGCCCGGGTCCTGCACCACGCAGGCCTGCTGGACGATGCCGAGCTCGCCGGCATGCTGGACGCCCTGGACCGGCTGGACGCCGACGTGGCGTCCGGGGCCTACCTCCCGGCCGAGTCGGACGAGGACGTGCACGGCTCGCTCGAGCGCGGCCTCATCGAGCGCGCGGGCGCCCGCCTGGGCGGCAAGCTCCGGGCCGGGCGCTCGCGCAACGACCAGGTGGCGACCCTCGGGCGGATGTTCCTGCGCGACCACGCGCGGGTCATCGCCCGGGGCGTGCTGGCCACGGTCGACGCGCTCGTGGCCCAGGCGGAGGCGCACCCGGACGCGGCGATGCCCGGCCGGACCCACCTCCAGCA
Proteins encoded:
- a CDS encoding argininosuccinate synthase, producing the protein MKDRIVLAYSGGLDTSVAIGWIADATGAEVVAVAVDVGQGGENMETVRQRALGCGAVEAYVADARDEFADEYCMPTLKANGLYQGHYPLVSAISRPVIVKHLVKAAREFGATTVAHGCTGKGNDQVRFEVGIQTLGPDLKCIAPVRDLALTRDKAIAYAEEKHLPIVTTKKNPYSIDQNVWGRAVETGYLEDIWNAPTKDIYDYTATPEFPPAPDEVTITFVQGVPTALDGVAMSPLQIIQDLNRRAGAQGVGRIDVVEDRLVGIKSREIYEAPGAMALITAHKHLEDITIEREHARFKAGVDRRWSELVYDGQWFSPLKRALDVFIDDSQKYVSGDIRMVLHGGTAVVNGRRSDTSLYDFNLATYDTGDTFDQSNAKGFIDIWGMSSKVASTRDQRVAGE